A region of the Cannabis sativa cultivar Pink pepper isolate KNU-18-1 chromosome 3, ASM2916894v1, whole genome shotgun sequence genome:
TTGGCAATGAGTACGCTCGGTTATTGGCAGAATTACAAGCAATGGAAGCAGTTAAGCCAGAAAAGTCCATTTCATTTAATTCTTTCATTTGTTAAAACCAATGATGTATATCCATAGATGGATGAGCCAAGCAGTTTCTAGCAAGATCTTAGGTACGTATGAAGCAGAAATGGTAGCCCCCAATAGCTGGtcctttttctcttcttctgtATATTGGCTAATGTGAATATCATAAATGAGGTTTGTAACAGATGAGAGTCTAGGCTAGCTGCTTTCACATAATACACAAGTAGAGAAGTGTGATGTACTTCagctttgaaaaagaaaaaatgaaaagagaAGATAAAGGTCAAATGTTTAAACTGACCACTCAAATTTATTATGTTAGAAAAAAACCATAATTACAAAATGTATAAAATAGTttaaagaaaaacaaatcataatAGTTTTAGAGCAAGCAATTAAGTAGTTTATATTACAAAGgattgaagaaaaaatatattgtatattattttcTATCTCTTTGCAACTTAGGatcagaaatatatataattatatatatatagtatttatagaatcaaatattcaaatccctttaatacaaaataaacaAGATTCCATTAAAATAATTACACTCCCTCAAGCTGGACTATATATATTGCTGAGTCCAAGCTTGTTTACTACTAGGAAATCAAACAGTTGCTCAAATAATTCTTATGCGAAAATATCAGCTACGTGTTGATCTGTACATGTTgagtgctaataatttctttaTCAATCTTATCTTTAATGAAGTGACGATCATGATGGAATGGATTATGCGCAATATTGATGGTAGATTGATTATAACAGTAAATCTAAATGGGGTGTTCATATTCAATCTTCAATTCCTCTAATAGGCGTTTAATCCATATTGCTTCTCACACCACCAAACTCCTTTATTGATTGATTCTCTGTTAAGTCTGCACAAAGTGTTTCAACTCTCATACTTTACACTTAAGAATTTTCTTCATCTATAGAAGATTCTTCTTACAAAACTCAAAACcaatctctttcttttctctaCCACTCTTTCTACCTCTCAATCTTTTTCTCTCAAACGCTCAATCTCATCTCTAAGGTTCTGAATCTCTTGTTTTTTCAAATAAGAAAGTTAAGGTGATATTTAAAGACTTAGGATCAAGATCCTAAAGTCAGTGGCTGCAAGAAATGaagttgttaagttagttagaaataactaacttAATAAACTCTTCTTTGAGCGAAGTCTCCACGTCAACTTATGGCCTTCGGGAACATGAGCGAGCTTCTGGACTCACGGACCAAGAGTACTTGCTGAAGATGCTTTTGGATAGGGTAAAGACTACGAAAGTCGACTATTCGGAACTACCATTCCAAGAGGGATAACTAGCCAGCTGGAACTCCTTTCTAGGGAGTAGCTAGCTATCTTGAGAACTTGACAAAGAGTGGAGATGACAGTCATCCGGGAACCCCCTTCTGGATCTGACTATCATTCCACACGACTCCTTCCGGGATCGATAACAGCGAGTGAACATCTTCCTAGAAATGACGTTTGTGGAGACTTTTCATTTGGAGGAACTATATCACAAATTCCACCTAGTTACTTCAAATTAAAAGAATGTCGATGATGAAGAAAGAATGCAGCCATCACTGGTTGGTGTTCTAAGAATCTTAGTATACTAACTTATGAGATTGATTAAGGGCCCGTTTGGCACAGCTTTTGGAAAAGCTAAAAGCTGCTTTTTGAAAAAGCTGTGATAAAAGTGTGTTTGGTAAACAgtcaaaaaaatagttttttgaagaatttttgaaaaagctacAGCTAAAAGCTGAAGCTGCTCCAacccaacttttagaaaaagttcttttgattaaaagtagggctgaacattttgagcgggtttgacccgaacccgaactggtGAACCCGcaaaaaaatttttttaaaaaagtttcgggcgggttgggttcaacccgatacccttcgggtgggttggcgggttgagatTTTAGGGGTACCGGGTTTTGGGTTGAACCCGCGAACCCGCTCGCCAACccggtttataaatatattatatatatattttttattactatttttatatatataatatggattttagatttttatggactatggatattggatatggatgtattttgaaatattttagttttcacttttatcatgattcatgaacatgaatatgaagtttgatttgaatctttgataaataagttgtttgtttgttggttggattgattaatgcatttttttttcaatagtaaataatgaacaaattgttatattatatatgcttaatttaataaataaaaaaataaaaaaaaataattattttaataaaaaattaattttttttaaagagttgaccgggtcaacccgccaacccgctaaACCCAACCAAtcgaaacccgccaacccgtgacccgccaacccaccaacccgccaacccgtgccctattcgggtccgggttcggtttcaatttttcgaacccgaaacccgtgaacccgaaacccgccaacccgaaacccgataaacccgcccgatgttcagccctaattaaaagactataataattgttttatactaaaatcatatttacttattcattacatattaaaaaaaaatttaaataaactaattataataaaataaataattattaaatctcttttttttaaaaaaaaaaaaaataatttatattttattttattattaacaaacaacatcaacttacaatttttcttatatacttgagtttctatattttttttttacatttgataaaacataataaaaaaatgctataaattatttttatcaaatgcatataaatttatatttttttaaaaaaattaaaaatatatataaaaaataaaatattatataaaataagtttttacatatttgtcattataataaactagattataacattatcattatcattataatagatcttaacaactcacagtattttgaaatttataatttaccgaACACTCAGCTCAGCTTTTTTCTATAGTTTTGCTATACTGTTTTTTTCACAAAGACATACTGCTTTTCCGCAAAGACAAGTGCAACTGGCCCTAAGTTCTAGAAATGTTTGAACTTATTTAAGGTTAAGACCTTAGCCCCAATATCAACAGGATTATCTTTAGTACTAACCTTTTCTTAGTCAACCAACCCTTCTTCTATCTTCTCCTTGATCCAATAGAGTCTTatatctatatgtttactcttttCACGATAAACCAGATTCTTACAAAGATGGATGGAAGACTGGCTATCCTAATGCACAATGCACAGTCACTTCTCCTTTGATTTGTTTCAATTCATAAAGTATTCCTCGAAGCCATAACGCTTCCTTAAAAGCTATTGTAGTCGCCATAAATTCTGCTTCCGTGGTAGAAAGAGCAACCATGGGTTGTAATTGAGCCTTCTAACATATATAGTTCTGGTTTGTCAAGAAAACATAGGAAGTGGTTGTTTTTCGGTATCTCTATTCGAGGCATAGTCCGCATCCACAAACATTCTAATTCTCATTTTCCCTTCTCATAGGCCAGACCATAATCCCATGTGCCATTCAAATATCTCAATAACAGTTTAAGGGCTTTCCAATGTTCTATGCCTGGATTGGACATGAATTTGCTTAGGATGCTTAAAGTGTGAGTTATGACTAGTCTCGTGCTTACCATCACGTACATTAAGCATCCAAGAACTACAGCATAGGGTACATCCTTcatctcttctttctctttcgTATTGTTAGGACATTGTTCCTTTGACAAAATGAACTGTCCCCCTAAAAGAACAGATGTACTCTTTGGATCTTCCATGTTGAACTTCTAAATGATTTTCTTGATGTACCCGGACTGCTTCAAGCTAATAGTTCTTTCTTTCTTGTTTCGTGAGACTTCGATACCAAATATCTTTTGAACTGGCCCAAgctctttcatctcaaattctcTCGTGAGCTTGGTTTTAATACTTTTGATCACTGATTTATCTTTACTCATGATGAGCATATCATCGACATAGAGTAAAAAGAACATCGCTGTCGATTGCTCCAGattcttaaaatataattagtaatcGTATGCGGATTGTTTGAACTTGATTTGATGCATATACATATCGAATCTTTTATTCCATTATCTTAGGGACTGTTTCAAACCATACAAAGACCTATTAAGCTTGCACACTAATTCAACTCATTTCCCTTCTACCTGAAACATAGGTGGTTGCTTCATATAGATCTCTTCATCCAAGAATCCATTTAGAAAAGCAGTCTTTCCATCAAGCTGTTCAACTTCAAATTCTAAATGTGCTACTAAGGACATCATCAACCTTATTGTTTTGTATTTTACCACATGTGAGAAGATTTTAGTATAGTCTATACCTTCCACCTAAGTAAAACTCTTAGCTACTAACCTGGCTTTGAACCTCACTAGTTCATTCTCATTGATTCTCTCTTTCACCTTGAGAATCCATTTGCACTCCACAATCTTCTTGTTCTGTGGTTTCAGCACAACTACCCAAGTCTTGTTCCTCCGTAGAGAACCCATCTCCTCATCCATTGTCTGCAGCCATTTAGACTTGCTTCCACTTGAAATTGCCTCTTCATAAGTTCTGGGCTCTTCAATTTCAATTTGTTGGACTACCGCCAGTGCAAAGGCTATATAGTTACTTCTGCAAACCTTGTTGGATGATGAATCCCTCTCCGGGTTCTATCATGAGCCAATTGATAACTTTCAAGACTTGTCTGTCTGAATCCTTCTTGCGCCTCTGTTTGGTCTTTGTTATCTTGTTCTTTTGGCTCCACAACAGCTTCTGGTTGTGCACTGTCTTCCGGTTCCACACTATCTTCTGCTTGTATACCTTCTTTCGGGAGCTTCGTTCCGTACTCCACTTCCACACTTGTGGTGTCTTTGTTTCATGTTTTTCCTGAAACACACGGAGATACACTACTCTTCCCGGAGGTCAAGTGAGGATATTATAACTTATTGAAAATAACATTTCTAGCAATCACTGTAATGACCACATTAGAATATGAATTAGTAAGGGCAATTAACATTAATCATTAACATTTTTATGATTGTAGGTCCCATTATCAAAAAAaaggcattagagttataatttctcaatttcggagactttattaaactctaggagtATTATTTATACTAAATATGAGTTAtgcaatttttatgatttttgctcggcgacgaCGAAAAAGGCGTTGGATGATCGTTAGAGTCACATGGGTAAGTCTAGAAACTATATCTTAGTGGGATAAATATTTGAGATATTATAAGTACCGGGTTTGAGTGGGATTATGGCTTGGGACCATTTTATCCCTAcgtcattttataatttaagcTTTAAGGTAAGGGCAATTTGGTCATTTTAACTTATTTAGGCAAGGGCAATTTCGTcatgttttataaatttaaaagtcACTTTCAGCGAAAGATGACCAAGACCATACGCAGCTATATGATCtcacgagatacaccccatgctgTCTAGACTCAACTTGCCACCAAAAGTTTACAGGCTTACTTATTCGCACATGGGGagtaaataaggggtgagctgcaaagcccagtaagtaaaaagaaaaaaataccatGTACAAGCACtcacacatcatagcacaaTCATATACATCAACCATACAACAAATCCATCATGTTTTtaaatagaggcagccacacTAATACAGAAATATCACATACTCACACTCCAGCTCCTTACAAGTCTGGAGTATCTTACGTTCTTAACCTGAACGCAGTACCAATAGccagtgcacccttacgtacactgccccacttaccacatcaccatacatgtgtggtttccaaccacACCCAAGTACTTGGAACGTGATTAAACAGCCATATACAATCCGTCGACAAAACATTATTTCACAGAAACTATCATATTCTacagtttcaatacaatttattcaacCAGTCTCACTAAgtactcaaaccatataaacAGTACTAAGTATAAAGTATAACtatttttccttacctcaaattcGCTATAATTAACTCTTACGATATCTTTTACGCCCTATCAACAATTAGCGAACCCTTAGAccaccgataaactcaatatatttataattcttACTATAAAGCAAATTTAGCTTAGAATTTGACTTataaaatgtttgaattagaaaTCCTACTGCTCACAAAGTTTTTAGATAATCGAAAGACCTTTTAAACGTATAGAGATCATCAAAATCAGAGTTATAACGTAGGAGTTATGGATATTTtattaaaacagttttttaaaatTCTGGATCATGCCGATTTTTGAATACATtcccaaaatattaattttaaaaatagttacaccccGATCCAGACAACACTTccttcataaaaaatgtagctCATTTCTTAAGCTTTAAAAcgagataaagatcttttaaaatgAATCAAAATTGAGAGAGATGTTGAGTTTTTGCTAAGGATACTTTTTCTGAAACAAAACTTAAAACGAGATATCCTAACCAAGTAAAGATACCAATTTTTTACAAGTAAGAACCCCAAATTAGGGAAAGGTTTcctcaaagaaaatatggatTATCGAATTATTTTTCTAACAGTGTCAGAATTGTTGGAAAAGaatagatatcgagagagatatTACACTTTTATTGAGGCAATATTGGAAGGAAATCTAAAAAAACTGTAACTCGACAACTAGCATgaaaacatgaatttttgacattgaaataatcaaaattaGGGAAAAGGCTCTTCACGAAAAATGtagatcattaaattatctttGAAAAGGTACTTTGATCACTAAAAATTAACATACGAGGAGAGAGATACgttctctgaaaacgaaaaaaaaattatacttgacGAAAATTACACAAGGAAAAGTTTAATACAATAGAAATCGAATACTGTGAAAAAGGCTTCCAATCAACAAACTTGAGTCCCTCAAAACCTCAATTGCTGCTTTACTTTTaaccttttattttattgaaatttttcttaggcatcaagaaataagaaaaagcaACTATGATAGTTGAGAGCAAGGATATGAGGCTTCAGAGGAGGGTCTAGAGAGTAGAGGATAATAGATTGGTACGTGATCTCAAAATATGAACTAATATTTAGTTAATGTATCAAAAAAGTTAATTAGATATTAACAAAaatcaaatttgaaaaaaaaaaaatcctatcttttcactatttGGACCACTCCACCAATGCATCTAtgcattttaattaattactaataatAAATCCTATTAGTAAACAAACCAATACAAACACTATAATTACCTATACCATTAGCACTAGGGATGCACACGGGGCGGGGCATTAGTGGGGAGTGCTCTCCCCGTCCCCATCCCTGTTAAGGATTTTAATCTCCATCCCCACCCCATCCCTGCTTATTTCCCATCGGGGACGGGGCGGGGAATCTCCTAATAGAGCGGGGACGGGACAGGGAATCCcctattgtaaaaataaaatttattttaaaatattaaatgtataaaattattaaattacataaaagataaaatattagatattatttactattcaatatagtaattattatacaaaaacaCAACTTCAAAATttgtaaaaatgatattaatatactaaaaaaaaaatacaaatacatttataaaatataaaatattaataaaaataattaataaattaaacaggTCCCCGTCGGGGCGGGGAGTGTCATCCCCGTCCCCGCCCCGTTTAACATTCGGGGACAAAATTTGATCCTCGTCCCCGCCCTGTTCCCCATTTAGACAAGGAATCCCCGCCCCATTGGGGGCGAGCCCCCGCGGGGCACCATTCCCATAGGGAAAATCTGCATCCCTAATTAGCACACTATCAAAACACAATAACTACTATTAGTCAATAAAATATAAACGACAtacttctttttttaattattaaaaaaattatttacaccACGATAACTCAAATACCATTTATGTAttcatataaatatttacatatatatattaatgaagATTAATTGTGAgctattacattctaccctccttaaagaaaATTTTATCCTCGAAATTGGACTTACTAAAAAGTTCGAGGTATTGTGCTTTCATGTCTTCCTCCATTTCTCACGTCGCCTCCCTTTCCGAACAGTTGCTCCACAGAACTTTTACTAGAGGAGTACTTTTGGATCTTAACTCCTTCGTTCCTCTCTTTATAATGTGAACTGGTCGCACTTCATAACTTAAGTCCTGCTTTAGCTCCATTCTTTCATAATTCAGAATGTGTGATGGATCTGACACGTCTTTCCGTAGCATAGAAACGTGAAACACATTATGTGTCTCAGTTAATACTAGTTGTAATGCCAGTCGATAAGCTACCTGTCCCACTCTGTCTAATATCTCAGAAGGACCTATAAATCTTGGACTTTTCTTTCCCTGCTTTCCAAAACGCATAACCCGTTTCATAGATGACACTCGAAGGAATACTTTATCACCCACTGCAAATTCCACATTCTGTCACTTTGTATCGGCATAACTTTTCTGGCGGCTTTGTGCAGTAAtcattctattttaaattttttctacCGCTTTAGTGGCCTCTCTTGCTAGGTATGGGCCTAAGTATTGCTTTTTGACAATCTCATCCTAGTGTAGTGGTGATCGACACTTCCTCCCATACAAcatttcatagggtgccatccctattgtagatTGATAACTATTGTTGTATGAGAACTCTATTAGTGGCAAATAGTTACTCAGTTACCTGGGAAATCTAACACACAAGCATTAGCATGTCTTCTAGTATTTGAATAGTTCATTCTGATTGTCTATCagtttgaggatggaatgttgtactcaACTTCAGTTTTGTGCCCAAAGCGCTTTGCACACTTTCCCAAAACTTAGAGGTAAAAACTAAACCTCTATCAAATACAATGGTATTTGGGACTCCATGTAGCCTTACAATTTCTCTTACATACAGTTCAGCGTATTGTTCTGCGTTGTAGTTAGTGCACACTGGCAGAAAATGTGTTGATTTAATGAGTCTGTCAATAATCACCCAGACAGAATCTTGTTGTTTACTATTCTTTGGTAACCctgtcacaaaatccatagcaATATCTTCCCAACATCAAGAGATTGCAATAGCCTTGCAGGTCTTTGGTGTTCGGCCTTAACTTACTGGCAGGTAAGACATTTTGCTACAAAtctgttatattattttttatacccGACCACCAATACCTACTTTTCAGATCATTGTACATTTTGGTTGACCTAGTGTGTAAAGAATAGGGTGTAGTGTGCGCCTCTTGTAAGATTTTTgattgcaactcaaatttattaGGTACACACACCCTTGCCTTGTATTGTAGAATGCCCTCTTCATCAACTGAGAAGTCCCCAACTTTCTCATTTTGTAGTTCGACCCGCTTCTTAATTAAAAACTCATCTTGGGCTTGTTCTTCTTTGATCTTCTCTAATAAATTTGATTCGATTGTGAGGTTAGCTAGCTTTCTTGTTACTAACTCTATCTCGGATCTCTTGATTTCCTGTTGCAACGACACTTTTAATGCCTTTAGCATCGACTAGCTTGCATAGTTGCGTCTGCTAAGTGCATCTGCCACTACATTAGCCTTTCGAGGATGGTACAatatctcacaatcgtaatcttttacCAGTTCCAACTACTGCCTCTGCCTCATGTTGAGCTTTTTCTACGTAAAGATGTACTTTTGGCTTTTGTGATCAATGTATATTTCACACTTCTTTCCATATAGGTAGTGTCTCTAGATTTTCAATGCAAAGGCCACTGCTGCCAATTCTAAGTCATGAGTTGGATATATTGTCTCATACTCCTTTAGCTGTCTAGAGGCATAGGCTACCACCTTCTCATTATGCTTCAACACGCGACTGAGCCCTTGCTTTGATGCGTCGTAATATACTACAAATTTGTCTTTGTTAGTTGGAACACACAGGACGGGTGATGTTATGAGTTTATCTTTCAATGTCTAAAAGCTTTCCTCACATTTATCTGTCCATGCAAACTTTTGTTGCTTTCGAGTCATATTCGTCAACAGTGTGGTTATTTTCGAGAATTCCTCAACGAATCTCCTATAATACCCAGCTAGATCAAGAAAACTCTGAACCGCACTTGCAGTTTTTGGTTTTGGTCAGCTCTTCACCGTTTCAATTTTTGTAAGGTCCACCTCTACCCCATCTTTGGAACTATATGGCCTAGAAACGCCACTTTctccaaccagaactcacactgCTTGAATTTAGCGTACAATTGGTGCTCTTTGAGTCTACTTAGAGTTAGCTTTAAGTGCTCCTCGTGCTCTTCCATTGTCCTTGAATAAATGAGTATGCCATCGATGAATACCACCACAAACTTGTCAAGATactccttgaatactctattcttTAAATCCATGAAGGTTGTTGGGGCATTTGTTAACCCAAATGACatcactagaaattcataaCGCCCGTACCGTGTTCGAAATATCGTCTTTTCTATATCTTCCTCTCGTACATTGGTGGTAACCAGATCTCAAGTCGATCTTTGAGAAGACGATCACCCCTTGTAACTGATCAAACAAGTCATCGATGCGAGGCAAGAGATATTTGTTCTTTATAGTCACTTTGTTCAGCTCTCGGTAGTCTATACACATCCGCATACTATTGTCCTTCTTGACAAACAACACTGGCGCACCCCAAGTTGAGTAATTTAGTCTGATAAACACTTTGTTTAAAAGATCTTGTAGTTGagccttcaattccttcaattcaTTAGGAGCCATACAGTATGGAGCCCTCGAGATTGGTGCAGTGCCTCGATCACAAATTCTATCTCTCTATCTGGGGGTCTGGTAGGTCTTTCAGAAAAACTTCTTGAAATTCACATACTATGTGGACATTCTCTGGCTTGAGGGGGATTTCTCTTGACTTGTCTACTATGCTGGCCAAGTATGCTTGACACCCCGCACGTATCATCCCTTGTGCCTTCAGGGCTGTAACTAGCGGTAGGCCTGACTTGACTTTGACTCCTTCAAATATGAATGCCTCTCCAGATTCAGGGGTGAAAGTCATTGTCCTCTTTTCGCAGTATATTGTTGCTCCATGTCGTGATAGCCAATCCATACCCAAGATAAGATCATAATCCCTCATCTCTAACTCTATCAGATCTCCACTAAGTTCCTTGTCTGCAATCCTTATTGGTGCTTCCCGCACTCCTCTAGATGATATCATAACCTCGCCCAAGGGCAACTATGTCATGAACTTATATTTAAAGTTTACATATGGTAGTTCTAACTTATTTATCATCTTTAAAGCAATAAATGAGTGCGTAGCTCCAGAATCAAATACAATAGTACATAATTTTTCGAAGATAGAAATCTGACTTACAACCACAGTGTTACTAGTCTCAGCCTCCCCTTTGGTGAATGCAAATACTCGAGTTGGGACAAGTCTGTCATCCTTGAGTTGATCACCCTTTTGCGGACAGTCCTTATAGTGGCCTGGTTGTCCGCACTTGTAACAAGTCTTGCCTTTCAGTCAACATTCTCTTGGATGCTTACGACTACATGTTGGACATAGGGGGTACTCCACATATGACTTCTTCCCTTTATAGTTTTTGGACCCTGTCTTGTTTCTCTTGTCGGCTTCGTTGTGTTGGTTACTTGGAGGTTTCCTTTTGTTATCATTACCTCCATTACTGGCCTTTTTGGCCTCCCATCTAGTCGTATTGTCTTTTTGTATACAACTTTCACACAACTCGACTTCTAAGGCGTTTTCCAGTACCTCAGCATACGTAGTTGCCCTTACCCCTGACATCGCTATGTCCCGACTTATTCGAGAGTCGAGCCCTTCAGTAAAGCGATGAATTCTCAAAAACTCAGTAGGAACAATATTTGCGACAAACTTTGCTAATCTGTCGAATTGGGGAGCATACTCTATAACTGTAGATTTACCATGCCTCAGGTTCATGAACTCATTAACTCTAATTGAGCGTATTGCTTCACTGTAGTATTTTTTGTTAATAACTTGCACAAAGTCAGCCCGTGTCATTGCGGC
Encoded here:
- the LOC133036114 gene encoding uncharacterized protein LOC133036114 — translated: MNYSNTRRHANACVLDFPVGDKVFLRVSSMKRVMRFGKQGKKSPRFIGPSEILDRVGQVAYRLALQLVLTETHNVFHVSMLRKDVSDPSHILNYERMELKQDLSYEVRPVHIIKRGTKELRSKSTPLVKVLWSNCSEREAT